The following proteins are encoded in a genomic region of Hydra vulgaris chromosome 05, alternate assembly HydraT2T_AEP:
- the LOC136080205 gene encoding uncharacterized protein LOC136080205, whose protein sequence is MANNVFDQLDFEKLNYDPFEDILLNNLSDDNLNIFLETQMSLIKTPYFDPYEFKIKKDLNSFSVLHLNIRSMRQNFEKFKEFLFIINYSFDVISLSETWHDSESPLELNSNYSLANYKLISQSRGSNKKGGGLGVYVLKKYQFKIKKQLSVANNNYESLFIEVINAKNKNSIIGCVYRPPSGKIRSFKDFIEKSILKTNNEKKNLFILGDINLNALTYQKFPKTKSFFDMLYKYNVLSVINKPTRVNRTSATAIDNIFINNLLETSYEAGIFKKDISDHFPIYITIKNIKVIPNDQPKILHINKRNLSTHSKNNLTNKLYLENWSDVYKSQNANEACNLFLDKFQEIFNETCPNEVLKIKTKTLDNPWMDKTLIKCSRTKQKLKQFTNCKLGTKKTWAVINGILGKNKNKTSSLPKQININNNDIFCPKEISKEFNTYFTNIGLDLANKITTPLNSYKTYLTPSNDKTLYDFDLTLKEFETAFSSIKNKNSSGFDGILSNILISNKKSISRPLFYIVKLSLGQGIFPDVLKLAKVIPVYKNNDHANVSNYRPISLLSKNLSNEHAIIELVDQINNGFNENKLKKTKAFDTLDHSILLEKLKYYGVINKDFNWIKSYLTDRTQYVHKKEYGILKVPCGVPQGSILNPLLFLVYINDLSNASVKLNPIMFADDTNLFLSNYSIKQLYADMNFELNKINDWFQANKLSLNVKKTKKGFKPLGEVITKLVAVDGLSFNQIANRVLFKRAFKSDGHTLPISSQNIRD, encoded by the exons tcaaaaaagatttaaactcatTTTCTGTATTACACTTAAACATAAGAAGCATGCggcaaaattttgaaaaatttaaagaatttttatttattataaattactcGTTCGACGTCATATCTCTGTCAGAGACTTGGCATGATTCAGAAAGTCCTCTAGAGTTGAATTCGAATTATAGTTTGGCAAATTACAAACTAATTAGCCAATCACGAGGAAGCAATAAAAAAGGCGGAGGACTGGGTGTTTACGTACTTAAAAagtatcaatttaaaataaaaaagcaattaagtGTAGCAAATAACAATTATGAAAGTCTTTTTATTGAAgtaattaatgcaaaaaacaaaaatagtataattggATGCGTGTACCGACCACCTAGTGGTAAAATTAGATCATTTAAAGACTTTAtcgaaaaaagtattttaaaaacaaacaacgagaaaaaaaacttatttatccTTGGGGATATAAACTTGAATGCACTAACATACCAGAAATttccaaaaacaaaatctttttttgacatGTTATATAAGTACAATGTTTTGTCAGTAATTAATAAACCGACTCGTGTTAATAGAACTTCTGCAACTGcaatagataatatttttattaacaatctCTTAGAAACATCATATGAGGCAGGAATATTTAAGAAGGATATTAGCGACCATTTCCCAATATACATtaccataaaaaatattaaagttattccAAATGATCAACCcaaaattttacatataaataaacgCAACCTTTCAACTCATAGTAAAAACAACCTTACgaacaaattatatttagagAATTGGAGTGATGTTTATAAAAGTCAAAATGCAAATGAAgcatgtaatttatttttagacaaaTTCCAAGagatttttaatgaaacttgTCCAAatgaagtattaaaaataaaaacaaaaacacttgaTAATCCATGGATGGATAAAACACTTATTAAATGCTCTAGAACCAAACAAAAact tAAACAATTTACTAATTGTAAGCTGGGTACTAAAAAAACATGGGCTGTAATTAATGGCATactaggaaaaaataaaaataaaacttcttcgCTACCCAAAcaaatcaatataaataataatgatatattctGTCCTAAAGAAATATCCAAAGagtttaatacatatttcacAAATATTGGACTTGATCTAGCTAACAAAATTACAACACCCCTTAATTCTTATAAAACCTATCTAACACCATCAAATGATAAAACGTTGTATGATTTCGACTtgacattaaaagaatttgaaacgGCTTTTTCttcgataaaaaataaaaattcatcagGATTTGACGGTATTCTCAGTAATAtactaatttcaaataaaaaaagcatcagTAGACCATTGTTCTATATAGTCAAGCTTTCACTGGGCCAAGGAATATTTCCTGATGTACTAAAACTCGCAAAAGTAATtccagtttataaaaataatgatcatGCAAATGTTTCTAACTACAGGCCTATATCATtgctttct AAAAATCTTTCAAATGAACATGCGATTATTGAATTAGTCGATCAAATAAATAATGgctttaatgaaaataaattaaaaaaaactaaagcttttgacactcTTGATCATTCCATCTTGttagaaaaattaaagtattatggGGTAATTAATAAGGACTTCAATTGGATTAAAAGTTACCTTACTGATAGAACACAATATGTTCATAAAAAAGAATACGGAATTCTTAAAGTCCCCTGTGGAGTACCCCAAGGATCAATACTAAACCCTCTCTTATTCTTAGTTTATATAAACGACTTAAGTAATGCATCAGTGAAATTAAAcccaattatgtttgctgatgatacaaatctctTTCTTTCCAACTATAGTATCAAGCAACTTTATGCTGACATgaactttgaattaaataagataaatgatTGGTTTCAAGCAAATAAACTCTCattaaacgttaaaaaaacaaa GAAAGGCTTTAAGCCTCTTGGTGAAGTGATAACTAAATTGGTTGCAGTTGATGGTCTTAGTTTCAACCAAATTGCAAATCGTGTTCTGTTTAAAAGAGCATTTAAATCAGATGGTCACACTTTGCCAATAAGTTCTCAAAATATTAGAGATTAA